A single genomic interval of Saccharospirillum mangrovi harbors:
- the galU gene encoding UTP--glucose-1-phosphate uridylyltransferase GalU, with the protein MIRKCMFPVGGYGTRFLPATKALPKEMLPVVNKPLVQYGVEEAIEAGLNEIGFVTGRGKRAIADHFDISYELEHQISGSNKEEFLKSIRYVMDEGIFSFTRQKEMKGLGHAILCGETLIGNEPFGVILADDLCVPEDGMENVLAQMVKVFNQFRCSIVAVMEVPEDEIHKYGVIDGEEMKDGLYRVKSMVEKPAKEDAPSNLAVIGRYILTPDIFDILRNTPPGKNNEIQLTDALMTQAQDGVVMAYRLKGKRFDCGSVEGFVEATNYCFENLYKKGLLT; encoded by the coding sequence ATGATTCGCAAATGTATGTTCCCGGTCGGCGGTTACGGCACGCGTTTTCTGCCGGCGACCAAGGCACTGCCCAAGGAAATGCTGCCGGTGGTCAACAAACCGCTGGTTCAGTATGGGGTAGAGGAGGCCATTGAAGCCGGGCTGAATGAAATCGGCTTTGTGACCGGCCGCGGCAAGCGCGCCATCGCGGACCATTTCGATATTTCTTACGAACTGGAACACCAGATCAGCGGTTCCAATAAAGAAGAATTCCTGAAATCCATCCGTTACGTGATGGACGAAGGCATCTTTTCGTTCACCCGTCAGAAGGAAATGAAAGGTCTGGGCCACGCCATTTTGTGCGGCGAAACCCTGATCGGTAATGAACCCTTCGGTGTGATTCTGGCGGACGATTTGTGCGTGCCGGAAGATGGCATGGAAAACGTCCTGGCGCAGATGGTGAAAGTATTTAACCAGTTCCGTTGCAGCATTGTGGCGGTGATGGAAGTGCCGGAAGACGAGATTCACAAGTACGGCGTTATCGACGGCGAAGAAATGAAAGACGGTCTCTACCGGGTAAAAAGCATGGTGGAAAAACCCGCCAAAGAAGATGCCCCGTCGAACCTGGCCGTCATCGGTCGTTACATTTTAACGCCCGATATTTTCGATATTCTGCGCAACACCCCGCCGGGCAAAAACAACGAAATTCAGTTGACCGATGCGTTGATGACGCAAGCGCAGGACGGCGTAGTAATGGCCTACCGCCTGAAAGGCAAACGCTTCGATTGCGGCTCGGTGGAAGGCTTTGTCGAAGCCACCAATTACTGCTTTGAAAACCTCTACAAAAAAGGTCTGCTGACCTGA
- a CDS encoding sulfate/molybdate ABC transporter ATP-binding protein — protein sequence MSIRIEQIAKTFGRTQALEPIDLSIGDGELIGLLGPSGSGKTTLLRIIAGLEQADAGRIQFGDRDVTNLHVRDRRIGFVFQHYALFRHMTVFENVAFGLRALPRKERPSAGDIRARVMQLLDMVRLSDFADRFPAQLSGGQQQRVALARALALKPDVLLLDEPFGALDAKVRQELRRWLRHLHEELHFTSLFVTHDQEEALELSDRVVVMSNGRIEQIATPDVLYRQPANRFVFEFLGDVNRLEGDVRDGVLTCGDAHLRVDNVPDGRQELVLRPHEIALVDEASADSHLPVTVTAIVPVGAEVRLELEADWLVEPWLATISHSDFERLAVQRGKRLFAQLSNWRQFDAPVAKPAAEIVV from the coding sequence ATGAGCATTCGCATCGAACAGATTGCCAAAACCTTTGGTCGCACCCAGGCATTGGAGCCGATCGATCTGAGCATCGGCGACGGCGAACTGATCGGCTTGCTGGGCCCGTCCGGCTCCGGCAAAACAACCTTGTTGCGCATTATCGCTGGTCTGGAACAAGCCGATGCCGGTCGCATTCAATTTGGTGATCGCGACGTTACAAACCTGCACGTGCGCGACCGCCGTATTGGCTTTGTGTTTCAGCATTACGCGCTGTTTCGACACATGACCGTGTTCGAAAACGTCGCCTTTGGTTTGCGCGCCTTACCGCGCAAAGAACGGCCATCGGCGGGCGATATTCGTGCGCGCGTCATGCAATTATTGGACATGGTTCGGCTCAGCGATTTTGCCGACCGCTTTCCGGCGCAATTGTCCGGCGGCCAACAACAACGTGTCGCGCTGGCGCGTGCTTTGGCGTTGAAACCCGACGTGCTGTTGCTCGACGAACCGTTCGGCGCACTCGATGCCAAAGTGCGGCAGGAATTACGCCGTTGGTTGCGCCACTTGCACGAGGAATTGCACTTCACCAGTTTGTTCGTCACGCACGATCAGGAAGAAGCGCTGGAATTGTCTGATCGCGTGGTCGTGATGAGCAATGGCCGCATCGAACAAATCGCCACACCGGATGTGTTGTATCGACAACCCGCGAACCGTTTTGTGTTCGAATTTCTGGGCGATGTAAACCGACTGGAAGGCGATGTTCGCGACGGCGTTTTAACCTGCGGCGACGCACACCTGCGCGTCGATAACGTGCCCGATGGTCGCCAGGAATTGGTGTTGCGCCCGCATGAAATAGCGTTGGTGGATGAGGCATCAGCCGACTCGCATTTGCCGGTAACGGTGACAGCCATTGTGCCGGTAGGCGCTGAAGTGCGTCTGGAATTGGAAGCCGATTGGTTGGTTGAGCCCTGGCTTGCAACCATCAGCCACAGCGATTTCGAACGACTGGCGGTGCAGCGTGGCAAACGGCTGTTTGCGCAGTTGTCGAACTGGCGTCAGTTTGATGCGCCAGTTGCGAAACCTGCGGCGGAGATCGTCGTTTAA
- a CDS encoding GNAT family N-acetyltransferase, with amino-acid sequence MSAFTIRTGGLDHPAVVELLAAHLAGMAEHSPPESVHALDLSGLQQPSIQFWTAWRDDQLLGCAALKTLDATHGELKSMRTDPRFLRQGVARGLLQHALDQARAQGMTRVSLETGSMDAFAPARAMYEAFGFTYTDPFADYALDPHSVFMTLTL; translated from the coding sequence ATGTCTGCATTCACCATTCGTACTGGCGGTTTGGACCATCCGGCTGTGGTTGAACTTCTGGCGGCGCACCTGGCTGGCATGGCCGAACACTCACCGCCGGAAAGTGTGCACGCGCTCGATCTCAGTGGCCTGCAACAACCTTCCATTCAATTCTGGACCGCCTGGCGTGACGACCAACTACTGGGCTGCGCTGCGTTAAAAACCCTGGATGCTACGCATGGCGAATTGAAATCCATGCGCACCGACCCGCGCTTCCTGCGCCAGGGTGTGGCCCGGGGTTTGTTGCAACACGCTTTGGATCAGGCACGCGCCCAAGGCATGACCCGTGTCAGCCTGGAAACCGGATCGATGGACGCCTTTGCGCCAGCGCGAGCGATGTACGAAGCCTTTGGTTTTACCTACACCGATCCCTTTGCCGATTACGCCTTGGATCCGCATTCCGTTTTCATGACCTTGACACTCTGA
- a CDS encoding cytochrome b562: MTFNAKHFLAAAAFTFGLSTTAYAESCNDSELYANMETMADNMRPLVSALRSNNVEEAQSRLATLREAAVDASDETPYSLSNGGNAADIDAFHTAINDLIEQLDLASAALAAGDTGTAAGHLQTIGDMRKDGHRNFKDRSCRG; this comes from the coding sequence ATGACTTTCAATGCAAAACATTTCCTGGCTGCGGCCGCCTTCACTTTTGGTTTATCCACCACGGCGTATGCCGAAAGCTGCAACGACAGCGAGCTGTACGCCAACATGGAAACCATGGCCGATAACATGCGTCCGTTGGTCAGCGCTCTTCGCAGCAACAACGTTGAAGAAGCCCAGTCTCGCCTGGCAACCTTGCGCGAAGCGGCAGTCGATGCTTCCGATGAAACGCCCTACTCGCTGAGCAACGGCGGCAACGCTGCCGACATCGACGCCTTTCACACCGCCATCAACGATCTGATTGAGCAATTGGACCTGGCGTCGGCAGCGTTAGCAGCCGGCGACACGGGCACCGCTGCGGGCCACCTGCAAACCATTGGCGACATGCGCAAGGACGGCCACCGCAACTTCAAAGATCGCAGCTGCCGCGGCTAA
- a CDS encoding serine hydrolase domain-containing protein, translated as MLRRLVSGFLIAGLSIAGTQAETTPASIQAAAAQFQTLYTLQIAQAGETIFAESFNGARLDQPANIKSASKSVMSALVGIAIERGVISGVDQPIAPLLSDQLPANPDPRLSQITVGHLLSMQAGLERTSGRNYGAWVNSRNWVQNALARPFDAEPGGTMQYSTGSTHLLSAILTRETGRPTDELANDWLAPAGIRVVNWLRDPQGIPLGGNQVSMTPASLLAFGELYRRGGRAADGTQVVPADWIDASWQTRTHSRFTGDGYGYGWFLRDFAGYDGYYGWGYGGQMVYVVPDLELTIAITSDPNTPAGRSGYRGQLHRFVAQQIVPLAEQRLARLDSAVMVAAIDVE; from the coding sequence ATGTTGCGTCGTCTGGTATCTGGTTTTCTGATTGCGGGCCTGAGCATTGCTGGCACTCAGGCCGAAACAACGCCCGCTTCGATTCAGGCCGCCGCCGCTCAATTTCAAACGCTGTACACCCTGCAAATTGCCCAAGCCGGTGAAACCATCTTCGCCGAAAGCTTTAACGGCGCGCGGCTGGACCAACCGGCCAACATTAAGTCGGCGTCAAAATCTGTCATGTCGGCGTTGGTCGGTATCGCCATCGAGCGCGGTGTGATTTCGGGTGTCGATCAACCGATTGCACCGTTATTAAGTGACCAACTGCCCGCCAACCCGGACCCGCGCTTATCGCAAATTACCGTGGGGCATTTGTTGTCGATGCAGGCGGGTTTGGAACGCACTTCTGGCCGTAACTACGGCGCCTGGGTCAACAGTCGCAACTGGGTACAAAACGCACTGGCGCGACCGTTCGATGCCGAACCCGGCGGCACCATGCAATATTCCACCGGCAGCACCCATTTGTTATCCGCCATTTTGACGCGTGAAACCGGACGTCCGACCGATGAACTCGCCAACGATTGGCTGGCACCGGCCGGCATTCGAGTGGTGAACTGGCTGCGCGATCCGCAAGGCATTCCTCTGGGTGGCAATCAAGTCAGCATGACACCGGCGTCCTTATTGGCGTTTGGCGAACTCTATCGGCGCGGCGGTCGTGCGGCGGATGGAACCCAGGTCGTTCCCGCCGATTGGATAGACGCCAGCTGGCAAACCCGAACCCATTCCCGATTCACGGGTGACGGCTATGGATACGGCTGGTTCCTACGCGATTTCGCCGGGTACGACGGCTATTACGGTTGGGGCTACGGCGGCCAGATGGTGTACGTCGTGCCGGATCTTGAATTGACCATAGCGATAACCTCGGACCCCAATACCCCGGCTGGCCGCAGTGGCTATCGCGGGCAATTGCATCGCTTTGTGGCGCAGCAGATTGTGCCGTTGGCGGAGCAACGTCTGGCGCGCCTTGATTCCGCTGTCATGGTTGCGGCGATAGATGTTGAGTAA
- the ahpC gene encoding alkyl hydroperoxide reductase subunit C, translated as MNRYIDSELKPFKATAFHNGEFVDVSSDDIKGKWAVFFFYPADFTFVCPTELGDLADNYDEFKKMGVEIYSVSTDTHFTHKAWHDSSDTIGKIQYPMLGDPTGTITRNFGVMIEEDGLADRGTFVIDPEGRIKIVEITDGGIGRDASELLRKIKAAQYIAAHPGEVCPAKWKEGEATLAPSLDLVGKI; from the coding sequence ATGAACCGTTACATCGATTCCGAACTGAAACCGTTCAAAGCCACGGCTTTCCACAACGGTGAATTCGTTGATGTCAGCAGCGACGACATCAAAGGCAAGTGGGCCGTATTTTTCTTCTACCCGGCTGACTTCACCTTTGTTTGCCCGACTGAGCTGGGCGACCTGGCTGACAACTACGACGAATTCAAAAAAATGGGCGTAGAAATCTACTCGGTTTCCACCGACACCCATTTCACTCACAAAGCGTGGCACGACTCGTCCGACACCATTGGCAAAATCCAATACCCGATGCTGGGCGACCCGACTGGCACCATCACTCGCAACTTCGGTGTGATGATTGAAGAAGACGGTCTGGCTGATCGCGGTACCTTCGTGATCGATCCGGAAGGTCGCATCAAGATCGTTGAAATCACCGACGGTGGCATTGGCCGCGACGCCAGCGAACTGCTGCGCAAAATCAAAGCGGCTCAGTACATCGCCGCTCACCCGGGTGAAGTGTGCCCGGCCAAATGGAAAGAAGGCGAAGCCACTCTGGCCCCGTCTTTGGATCTGGTTGGCAAAATCTAA
- a CDS encoding GNAT family N-acetyltransferase, whose amino-acid sequence MHVEQVTTDEQLMRMAPVMCQLRPQFDADGVVQQARQQMLEEGYHLAMVVDDDESVLCVAGFVIQRKLAWGKHLYVDDLVTDESMRSTGAGAMMIDWLKAFARERGCEQLHLDSGVQRFGAHRFYLRHGFDITSHHFAISKL is encoded by the coding sequence ATGCATGTTGAACAGGTAACAACCGACGAACAATTAATGCGCATGGCACCCGTCATGTGTCAGTTACGGCCGCAGTTCGATGCGGACGGCGTTGTGCAACAGGCGCGGCAGCAAATGTTGGAAGAGGGTTACCACCTGGCGATGGTGGTGGACGACGATGAATCCGTATTGTGCGTCGCCGGCTTTGTTATCCAACGCAAACTGGCCTGGGGCAAACATCTGTATGTGGACGATCTGGTTACCGATGAATCGATGCGTTCAACCGGCGCAGGCGCGATGATGATCGACTGGCTCAAAGCATTTGCCCGCGAGCGCGGTTGCGAACAATTGCATTTGGACAGCGGCGTACAACGCTTCGGCGCACACCGTTTTTATTTGCGTCACGGGTTTGATATCACCAGTCATCACTTTGCGATTTCCAAATTGTGA
- a CDS encoding DMT family transporter — MKAWLILAVAICAEVVATSALKASENFSRLWPSVLVVVGYGLAFYLLAETLKVIPVGIAYAVWAGGGIVLITLVSWWLFDQQLDWPALLGMALILSGVLVLNLFSKAVPH, encoded by the coding sequence ATGAAAGCCTGGTTGATTTTAGCGGTTGCCATTTGCGCTGAAGTGGTCGCCACCTCGGCATTGAAAGCCAGCGAGAATTTCAGCCGTCTGTGGCCCAGTGTTTTAGTGGTCGTCGGCTATGGACTGGCGTTTTATCTGCTCGCCGAAACGTTGAAGGTGATCCCGGTGGGCATTGCCTACGCTGTTTGGGCTGGTGGTGGCATCGTACTGATTACGCTGGTGTCCTGGTGGCTGTTTGATCAGCAACTCGATTGGCCGGCGCTCTTGGGTATGGCGTTGATTCTCAGCGGTGTGCTGGTACTGAATTTATTTTCCAAGGCGGTGCCGCATTGA
- a CDS encoding sugar phosphorylase, with protein MTEAEARLAAFRESAEQRLTLLYGSERAATVTDQLIGLLNRYQPAIYHHTRAADWDETDNILITYGDAIRNREEPGLLQLERFLEAFYPNLISNIHLLPFYPYSSDDGFSVIDFKQVRDTVGQWDHIDALARRFGIMFDLVLNHCSRENLWFIEYIQNVEPGCNYFIELDPNTDVSMVTRPRSSPLAAPINTHRGTRYVWATFSEDQIDLNYANPDVLLAMMDVFLFYLSKGARLVRLDAVAFLWKQLGTSCIHLPETHEVVKLMRDIVEAIAPWVILVTETNVPHEENLSYFGDCDEASMVYQFALPPLLLYTLNRGNADLLTNWAMSLAPPPPQCTYLNFTASHDGIGLRALEGILPAYEIQSLLDCMHQFGGYVSMKANPNGKDSPYEINISYFDALKGTRTGPDQWQVERFLCSQTLMMSLQGIPGFYLQSLIGTPNDIAGVERTGRLRSINRKTWQWTDLNQVMTDERSSSYVVSQELARRITLRGQQKAFHPEARQRVIDLDSAFFILRRDAEDSRVYGIFNVTATPRTLDLTRLLPSQEAWVYQDLISDEEINSNVELTVSPYQVIWLVPVRE; from the coding sequence ATGACAGAAGCCGAGGCCCGTCTGGCGGCATTTCGAGAGTCCGCCGAACAGCGCCTGACGCTGCTTTATGGCAGCGAGCGCGCCGCCACGGTTACCGACCAACTGATCGGATTACTGAACCGCTACCAACCGGCCATCTACCACCACACCCGCGCCGCCGACTGGGATGAAACCGACAACATCCTCATTACTTACGGCGATGCCATTCGCAACCGCGAAGAACCGGGCTTGTTGCAGTTAGAGCGTTTTCTGGAGGCGTTCTACCCCAACCTGATCAGCAACATTCACCTGTTGCCGTTTTACCCGTACAGCTCGGACGACGGTTTTTCCGTTATCGATTTCAAGCAGGTACGCGACACCGTCGGCCAGTGGGATCACATCGATGCCCTGGCGCGTCGCTTCGGTATTATGTTCGATCTGGTGTTGAACCATTGTTCGCGCGAAAACCTCTGGTTCATCGAATACATTCAGAACGTCGAACCCGGCTGCAACTATTTCATTGAACTGGACCCGAACACCGACGTCTCGATGGTTACCCGGCCACGGTCGTCGCCATTGGCTGCGCCGATCAACACCCATCGCGGCACCCGTTATGTGTGGGCAACCTTCAGTGAAGATCAGATCGACTTGAACTACGCCAACCCGGATGTGCTGTTGGCGATGATGGATGTATTCCTGTTCTATTTATCGAAGGGCGCGCGTCTGGTCCGGCTTGATGCCGTGGCGTTTTTGTGGAAGCAACTGGGCACGTCGTGCATCCATTTGCCGGAAACGCACGAAGTCGTCAAATTGATGCGCGACATTGTTGAGGCCATCGCACCCTGGGTGATTCTGGTCACCGAGACCAACGTACCGCACGAAGAAAATCTGTCGTATTTCGGCGATTGCGATGAGGCCTCGATGGTCTATCAATTCGCGCTGCCACCGCTGCTGCTGTACACCCTCAATCGCGGCAACGCCGACTTGCTGACCAATTGGGCGATGTCACTGGCGCCGCCGCCACCGCAATGCACCTACCTGAATTTCACCGCCAGCCACGATGGCATTGGCTTGCGCGCACTGGAAGGCATTTTGCCGGCTTACGAAATTCAAAGTCTGCTCGATTGCATGCATCAATTTGGCGGCTACGTCAGCATGAAGGCCAACCCTAACGGCAAAGACAGCCCGTACGAAATTAACATCAGTTATTTCGACGCGCTCAAAGGCACGCGCACCGGGCCAGACCAATGGCAGGTTGAACGCTTTCTCTGTTCGCAAACCTTGATGATGAGTTTGCAGGGCATTCCCGGTTTCTATCTGCAAAGTTTGATTGGCACACCGAACGACATCGCCGGTGTTGAACGAACCGGACGTTTGCGGTCGATCAATCGCAAAACCTGGCAATGGACTGACCTGAACCAGGTGATGACCGATGAGCGCAGTTCGTCTTATGTGGTCAGTCAGGAACTGGCTCGGCGAATCACATTGCGCGGGCAGCAAAAAGCCTTTCATCCTGAAGCGCGCCAACGGGTGATCGATTTGGATTCGGCGTTTTTTATTCTGCGACGCGATGCCGAAGACAGCCGCGTTTACGGCATTTTCAACGTCACCGCCACACCGCGTACGCTGGACCTGACGCGGCTGTTGCCGTCACAAGAAGCCTGGGTATACCAAGACCTGATCAGTGATGAGGAAATCAATTCGAATGTCGAACTGACCGTATCGCCCTATCAGGTGATATGGCTGGTGCCGGTTCGGGAGTAA
- a CDS encoding cytochrome b/b6 domain-containing protein, with translation MNAEVKVWDLPVRLVHWGLVLCLIVLFVSVNIGQMQVHFYAGYALSALLVFRLLWALVGTTYARWSSWNLSPRAVFRHLAELAHGKADAALGHNPAGAAMAVLLLLVLTIQAVSGLFFSDDAFWFGPFNMDAPLWAIDLAAWFHPRLPALILLLVSAHILAVLYHRIRFKEPLVEAMVHGRKPAMGNSPARSEVNRYWLLFSLAAAVIWLGWLFTWPI, from the coding sequence ATGAACGCAGAAGTAAAGGTTTGGGATTTGCCGGTTCGACTGGTGCACTGGGGTTTGGTGCTCTGCCTGATCGTGCTGTTTGTCAGTGTGAATATCGGCCAGATGCAAGTGCATTTTTACGCCGGTTATGCCCTCTCGGCGCTGCTGGTTTTTCGGTTGCTCTGGGCGTTGGTGGGCACAACTTACGCACGTTGGTCGAGCTGGAATTTATCGCCCCGCGCAGTGTTTCGGCATCTGGCTGAACTGGCGCACGGCAAAGCCGACGCAGCATTAGGGCACAACCCGGCTGGTGCGGCCATGGCGGTGTTGCTGTTACTGGTTCTGACCATTCAGGCGGTCAGCGGTTTGTTTTTCAGTGACGATGCCTTCTGGTTTGGCCCGTTCAATATGGACGCGCCGCTCTGGGCCATCGACCTGGCCGCCTGGTTCCACCCTCGCCTGCCAGCCTTGATTCTGCTGTTGGTGAGCGCCCACATTCTGGCGGTGCTGTACCATCGCATCCGCTTCAAGGAACCCTTGGTTGAAGCCATGGTGCACGGTCGCAAACCGGCCATGGGAAACAGCCCGGCACGCAGTGAGGTGAATCGTTACTGGCTGTTGTTCAGTCTGGCGGCTGCCGTTATCTGGTTGGGCTGGTTATTTACCTGGCCCATCTGA